The following are from one region of the Aequoribacter fuscus genome:
- a CDS encoding SLBB domain-containing protein, which yields MRKWIGVFAIVFTAHATAQGLPAGVTPQMLQQLQALPPAQQQALAKQYGITLPNTPSATTIDTLGAQGESIMPIDNPRPREEYWIAEPESVDEDDGAPARYGRDLFNRKVSTFAPTDDAPVPESYRLGVGDQLTVQLFGKENEEFVLQVGRNGDVIFPKLGSVTLAGLTFEDARAIIKTRVAQQLIGVEAVVSMGRLRAIGIFMAGEVSVPGAYSVSALTTVTQALFQAGGVSDIGSLRNIQVKRHSQIVATFDAYDLLLRGDASGDIRLQSGDVVFVPPYAGSVEVLGEVKRPMVYEVQGTETVQDLVSMAGGFTQQAYPNAAILTRLSDAGGLPAALNLDLTQAGSKTLAVENGDQIRVPKTSGQLASMVELKGAVHRPGTYGWKPGLRVSDLIEDARSDLHRTADLEYALIISYKNTLLDISVTQFSLADAIASPGSNSDPELREYDQLIVFSLPFAEEDTLQKSKVTEAKSRRAVKLSDDEMSADRVDFAQARKDSSMDETTEGDDPREYSREILLQPILAKLTAQARQGEPVQIVTISGAVRAPGSYPLVSGAKLADLVKAGGGLKDSAYLSAAELRTLRERSRGSLIATYREVSLVRELDPETSSLLQSRDHLTVRDIPDWSPQDSITISGEVVFPGEYLVQKGERLSSVIARAGGFTEEAFPEGAVFTREDVARKESERAMLFAADIRKTFATRLLTEETVGSTLADVTQITQALETFEGQGRLLVDVPAALAGDPLADIELTDGDALVIPKRNRTVTVVGEVQQPGSHIFQNQYALQDYLSLSAGLSARADDKAMYIVRANGTVQTLETNWWRFSGTSNQIQPGDTIVVPVNTQYKERLASWREITQIVYQSLVSVAAVAGL from the coding sequence ATGCGGAAGTGGATAGGTGTTTTTGCTATTGTGTTTACAGCTCACGCTACGGCGCAGGGCCTGCCGGCGGGGGTAACACCGCAGATGTTGCAGCAACTGCAGGCTTTGCCGCCAGCCCAACAACAAGCGTTAGCAAAACAATACGGCATTACCCTTCCTAACACGCCTTCGGCCACAACTATCGATACCCTGGGTGCGCAGGGGGAGTCGATCATGCCGATTGATAATCCCCGACCTCGAGAAGAATACTGGATAGCAGAGCCAGAGAGTGTGGACGAGGACGACGGTGCACCCGCCCGGTATGGGCGTGATTTATTCAATCGTAAGGTGTCGACCTTTGCGCCGACGGATGACGCACCCGTACCGGAGTCTTACCGGTTAGGGGTGGGCGACCAGTTAACGGTGCAGTTGTTCGGCAAAGAAAACGAAGAGTTTGTGCTTCAGGTGGGCCGAAATGGCGATGTGATTTTTCCTAAGCTGGGTTCGGTTACGCTGGCGGGATTAACGTTTGAAGATGCTCGAGCGATTATTAAAACACGTGTCGCACAGCAGCTTATAGGGGTTGAAGCTGTTGTCAGTATGGGGCGTCTAAGGGCCATTGGGATATTTATGGCGGGTGAGGTATCTGTACCGGGTGCGTATTCGGTTAGCGCATTAACGACCGTAACGCAGGCCTTGTTTCAAGCCGGTGGTGTGTCAGATATAGGTAGCCTTCGCAATATACAGGTTAAGCGTCACAGTCAGATAGTTGCGACATTTGATGCCTACGATTTACTGCTGCGGGGCGACGCCTCTGGCGATATTCGTCTACAGTCGGGCGACGTGGTATTCGTGCCCCCTTACGCTGGATCGGTTGAGGTGCTTGGCGAAGTTAAGCGCCCCATGGTGTACGAGGTGCAGGGTACCGAGACCGTGCAGGACCTGGTGTCTATGGCGGGGGGGTTCACTCAGCAGGCGTATCCTAATGCTGCGATTTTGACTCGCCTGTCGGATGCGGGTGGTTTGCCTGCGGCTTTGAATTTGGATTTAACCCAAGCCGGTAGTAAGACTTTGGCAGTAGAAAACGGAGATCAGATTCGAGTCCCTAAAACCAGCGGACAGCTAGCCAGTATGGTAGAGCTTAAAGGCGCAGTGCATCGTCCCGGTACCTACGGCTGGAAACCAGGATTGAGGGTGTCCGATTTAATTGAGGATGCCAGATCCGATTTGCATCGTACCGCTGATTTAGAATATGCGCTTATTATCAGCTATAAAAACACGTTGCTTGACATCTCAGTGACTCAATTTAGCTTGGCGGACGCCATCGCTAGCCCGGGCTCAAATTCTGACCCTGAATTGCGTGAGTACGACCAGCTCATCGTATTTTCGTTGCCGTTTGCCGAGGAAGACACGCTGCAAAAGTCAAAGGTGACGGAAGCTAAAAGCCGCCGCGCTGTAAAACTTTCCGACGACGAAATGAGTGCCGATCGGGTCGATTTTGCACAAGCGCGCAAAGATTCCTCGATGGATGAAACGACCGAGGGTGATGATCCCAGGGAGTATAGTCGTGAAATCTTGTTGCAACCGATTTTAGCTAAATTGACTGCCCAGGCACGACAGGGTGAGCCAGTCCAAATTGTCACAATATCGGGTGCCGTGCGTGCACCTGGATCGTACCCGTTGGTCTCAGGCGCTAAGCTGGCTGACTTAGTTAAAGCAGGAGGGGGCTTAAAAGACTCTGCTTATTTGTCTGCGGCTGAGCTAAGGACTTTGCGTGAGCGATCGCGGGGAAGCTTGATCGCGACATACAGAGAAGTTTCACTGGTTCGCGAACTGGATCCAGAAACAAGCTCGCTACTGCAGAGTCGCGATCATCTTACCGTCAGAGATATACCGGACTGGAGCCCTCAAGATTCGATCACAATAAGTGGAGAAGTGGTGTTTCCTGGAGAATATTTAGTTCAAAAAGGTGAGCGACTGAGTAGCGTCATTGCCCGGGCCGGTGGGTTTACTGAAGAAGCTTTTCCTGAAGGAGCGGTATTTACCCGTGAGGATGTGGCGCGAAAAGAGTCTGAGCGAGCCATGCTTTTTGCAGCTGATATTCGTAAAACCTTCGCCACGCGCTTGCTTACCGAAGAGACGGTGGGCAGTACCTTAGCTGATGTTACTCAAATAACCCAAGCGCTAGAGACGTTCGAGGGGCAAGGGCGTTTGCTGGTCGATGTGCCTGCAGCGCTAGCGGGTGATCCCTTAGCTGATATTGAATTGACCGACGGAGACGCGTTGGTCATCCCCAAACGCAACCGCACGGTGACGGTGGTTGGTGAGGTTCAGCAGCCTGGTTCTCATATATTTCAGAATCAATATGCTCTTCAAGATTACTTGAGCTTATCTGCGGGTTTGTCTGCGCGTGCCGACGACAAAGCCATGTACATCGTGCGAGCCAATGGTACTGTGCAAACGCTTGAGACTAACTGGTGGCGCTTTAGCGGCACATCCAATCAAATCCAGCCCGGTGATACCATTGTCGTGCCTGTGAACACTCAGTACAAAGAGCGTTTAGCGAGCTGGCGAGAAATTACGCAAATCGTGTATCAGTCGCTTGTTTCAGTGGCTGCAGTGGCGGGGTTATAA